The sequence TCGTGCTCGACGTCGACGGCGACATGCCGCTCGAGCAGTTCTGGGCCAACCCGTTTGTGGCCAGGCACTGCCTGTTTTCGTACACCACCCCGTCCCACCAGAAGGTGACGGAGAAGAACCCTGAAGCCCTGGATCGCTTCCGCGCCATCTTCCACTGCGGCAGCACGCTGAGCGGGATCGAGCTGCACCGCCAGCTCTATGCGCTGCTGATCGAGCGCTCTGGCCTAGTACTGAAGGACAACTGCGGCGACAAACCCGAGCGGCTCTGGTACGGCTACGACCAAGCCGAGATCAGAACAGGCGATGGCACCCCGCTCAGCTGGGACCTGATCGAGGACGCCAAGGACGCAGCCGCCAATGAAGAGGCAGCTGAGGCTCAGCGTGCCCATGAGCGCGCCCATGCCGGCCCCACCGACGACAAGGACATCGAGCGGGCGGCCTACCTGCTGCGCCACGTCCTCAAACCCAGCGGCCTGATCGGTGATGGCACCGATGGCTACGAGTCCTACTGGATCCGTGTGCTCAATGCCGCGGCCTCAGCCGGCGCTCTGCTGTTTGAGCCGTTCATGGAGTGGAGCTCCAAGGGCGGCCACCACAAGGACGAGGCCAGGCGACTGCAGCGCGGCAAGCGCTGGGACAGAGCCGGCCGCCGCAGCGGTGTCGCGGCGTTATTCGCCATGGCCAAGGAACAGCTGGGCCCCAACTGGACCCAGGCCCTACCAGCGGAACTCCGTCCCAGCAGTGGTACTCAGCCACCGCAGATCATCTACTCCCACCGGCCGGCAACGGAAACAGATCCGCCGCGGCCCTTCGATGCAAGCAAGTTCCGCCCACCAGGACTGCGCATTCCAGACCCTGACGAGAACACTCACATTCCCGATGCTGTCACAGCCCAAGACCTGAAGGCCATTGCAGAGGATCGCCGCATCTTCTCTGCGCCGCGGCCGAAAGACGCTGAACCCAAGTCCGACAAGGACAAGCCAGAGAGCCAGGAGCTCAGCATCGACGAGCAGCTCAACCGCCTTTACCACTTGCGTGCCCATGGCCTGATCCAGGACGGCGACGAACTCATCGCCGCGCCACAGGAGAAGATCGACAGCCTCGATCGCGCCATGCTCAGCGATCTGCTGGAGCACAAGGGCTACGTCAACTCCCCCGGTGAAGTCGAACGCGACCTGCTCTCCCTCTTCCGCCGGGAGCACGGCATGGTGCGCAACTCCCACCAGGACTGCGCCAGGAAAACCCTTGACGGCAAGGCCGGCCCCAAGGTGCGCTGGCTGGTGGACAACTTCATCATGGCCGGCCGTGAGCACATCATTCACGCCAAGGCCGGCGCCGGCAAGACCGTGCTCGCCTGCCACCTGGCCCGGGCGATCACCGGCGATCCGACCCTCACCAGCTTTCTGGACTCCGGCTTCCTCAATGGCGCCAGCCGCTGGAAACGCGACCGTGTCATCTTCATCGCCACCGACATGGGCGAGGGCGCTGAGGAGAACACCAACACCTACCTCGATCGCCTGCACATGGCAGGCCTTCCCTTCCTCGAGCAGGTGGAGTGGTGGCTGCAGGATGCCGAGAGCGGCAAGCCACCCTGGACCCTCTCGCTGCATCACATCACCCGATTGATCCAGTACCTCGAGGGCATGCAGCACCAGGGAACCCCAGTGGCAGCGGTGATCATCGACTCGATGAAAGCCGTCTGCCCTGAGCACATGCAGGTGGGCAACCAGGCCTTCAAGGCCTACCTCGATCTCATCGCCGACATCTGCTCCCGTTTTGGCACCTCCCTGATCTGGATCCACCACACCAGTGGCGATGGCTCCAGAGCCCAGGGCATCCAACGCATTTCAGAAGGAGCTGGTGCTGTATTCCGCCTCGAGAAACAGAAGGACTCTCGCCAGATCCTGCTCTCCGTCGAGAAGATCCGCGGCGGCGCCAAGAGCCGTGACCTGCTGATTGACCCCTTCGCTGTCGACGGCCTCACCTTCTCCTACCCCCAGGACGCTGATCAGGGTGACGCGCCTGACCCGGTGTTTCAGGAGGAAGACCGCCGCAAGACGGCCGTACTGGACGTGCTGCGAAGGGAC is a genomic window of Cyanobium sp. NS01 containing:
- a CDS encoding AAA family ATPase; the protein is MASAQLLVSLHHGFRNKPAAERFGLINDSSPWIPAELDALALIDHISAGKAWIACKLAAASSKREEDLAGDWNLIVLDVDGDMPLEQFWANPFVARHCLFSYTTPSHQKVTEKNPEALDRFRAIFHCGSTLSGIELHRQLYALLIERSGLVLKDNCGDKPERLWYGYDQAEIRTGDGTPLSWDLIEDAKDAAANEEAAEAQRAHERAHAGPTDDKDIERAAYLLRHVLKPSGLIGDGTDGYESYWIRVLNAAASAGALLFEPFMEWSSKGGHHKDEARRLQRGKRWDRAGRRSGVAALFAMAKEQLGPNWTQALPAELRPSSGTQPPQIIYSHRPATETDPPRPFDASKFRPPGLRIPDPDENTHIPDAVTAQDLKAIAEDRRIFSAPRPKDAEPKSDKDKPESQELSIDEQLNRLYHLRAHGLIQDGDELIAAPQEKIDSLDRAMLSDLLEHKGYVNSPGEVERDLLSLFRREHGMVRNSHQDCARKTLDGKAGPKVRWLVDNFIMAGREHIIHAKAGAGKTVLACHLARAITGDPTLTSFLDSGFLNGASRWKRDRVIFIATDMGEGAEENTNTYLDRLHMAGLPFLEQVEWWLQDAESGKPPWTLSLHHITRLIQYLEGMQHQGTPVAAVIIDSMKAVCPEHMQVGNQAFKAYLDLIADICSRFGTSLIWIHHTSGDGSRAQGIQRISEGAGAVFRLEKQKDSRQILLSVEKIRGGAKSRDLLIDPFAVDGLTFSYPQDADQGDAPDPVFQEEDRRKTAVLDVLRRDYSRFRLDHPELHADKHSLHYLGLSKTQIQDAIDGAPCSEKQLRNLLADLADGPLIEKKGHGKATTYRLRLDGIGPQLSTGDIFTDLGP